The following proteins are co-located in the Trichormus variabilis 0441 genome:
- a CDS encoding FAD-dependent hydroxylase, whose protein sequence is MALTQITQTVSPQPTPPELRKYDYDLVIVGGGIVGLTLASALKDSGLNILLIEAKVSSAAVAKGQAYAVHLLSALIYQGIGIWDKILPQIAKYRQVRLSDADYPGVVEFETTDLGTPELGYVAEHQALLEPLQEFVQNCPNVTYLCPAEVVSTNYQQNEVVIAVKIADQLNTIRSKLLVAADGSRSPIRQAAGIKTHGWKYWQSCIVAFVKPEKPHNDTAYERFWPSGPFAILPLPGNRCRIVWTAPHDEAKALCALNDEEFLQELSQRFGKQMGKLELLGDRFVFQVQLMQSDRYVLPRLALVGDAAHNCHPVGGQGLNLGIRDVAALAQVIQKAHQAGEDIGNIRVLKRYESWRQKENLAILGFTDMLDRMFSNQFPPLVFVRRLGLWFLQSVPALKTFMLKLMIGLKGKTPELAKR, encoded by the coding sequence ATGGCGCTAACGCAGATTACTCAAACTGTTTCTCCTCAACCGACACCGCCAGAACTGCGAAAATACGACTATGATTTGGTCATCGTCGGCGGCGGAATTGTTGGGTTAACCCTAGCTTCGGCATTAAAAGATTCTGGCTTGAATATACTGTTGATCGAGGCTAAAGTCTCATCCGCAGCAGTAGCCAAAGGTCAAGCCTATGCAGTTCATCTGCTATCAGCGCTAATTTACCAAGGAATTGGTATTTGGGATAAAATTCTGCCTCAGATTGCCAAGTACCGCCAAGTCCGCCTTTCTGATGCTGATTATCCTGGTGTGGTGGAGTTTGAAACCACAGATTTAGGGACACCAGAATTAGGTTATGTAGCGGAACATCAAGCGTTACTGGAACCTCTACAGGAGTTTGTGCAGAATTGCCCAAATGTGACATATCTTTGTCCGGCTGAGGTGGTGAGTACCAATTACCAGCAAAATGAAGTAGTCATCGCTGTTAAAATTGCCGATCAATTAAACACAATCCGTAGCAAATTACTGGTAGCCGCAGATGGATCGCGATCGCCTATTCGTCAAGCGGCGGGGATTAAAACTCACGGCTGGAAGTACTGGCAATCCTGCATTGTCGCCTTTGTCAAGCCAGAAAAACCCCACAACGATACAGCTTACGAAAGATTTTGGCCTAGTGGCCCCTTTGCGATTTTACCTCTACCAGGGAACCGTTGCCGCATCGTTTGGACAGCTCCCCACGATGAAGCAAAAGCCCTGTGTGCCTTAAATGATGAAGAATTTTTACAAGAACTTAGCCAACGCTTTGGCAAGCAGATGGGTAAGTTGGAATTGTTAGGCGATCGCTTCGTTTTTCAAGTACAACTCATGCAAAGCGATCGTTATGTTCTTCCCCGTTTAGCTTTAGTTGGCGATGCAGCGCATAATTGTCATCCTGTGGGTGGACAAGGATTAAACTTGGGTATCCGAGATGTCGCCGCTTTAGCCCAAGTTATCCAAAAAGCACATCAAGCTGGTGAAGATATTGGCAACATTCGGGTATTGAAACGTTACGAAAGCTGGCGACAAAAAGAGAACCTAGCCATTTTAGGGTTCACCGATATGTTAGACCGGATGTTTTCTAACCAATTCCCTCCCTTGGTGTTTGTTCGTCGTTTGGGTTTATGGTTTTTGCAAAGTGTACCCGCGCTAAAAACATTTATGCTCAAGTTAATGATTGGATTGAAGGGGAAAACTCCAGAATTAGCCAAACGTTGA
- a CDS encoding Rpn family recombination-promoting nuclease/putative transposase: MKTDTLFYSLFQTFPNVFFELIGQPETDTSGYQFTSIELKQQSFRLDGVFLPISGNPNQPIYFLEVQFQKDEAFYQRVFAEIFLYLYQYQPANEWRAVVIFPRKSVEPKEPRPYRFLLNSSLIQRVYLNELGKTDNTSIGVGIVQLIVESESETAGKAKQLIGQAKQQLTDALTQQEIIEFIETVVIYKFPRLSREEVETMLGLDAIRNTKVYQEAKEEGKLEGKLEGKLEGKLEAVPKFLKLGLSVEQIAEALELEVDLVRQAAEQSSS, translated from the coding sequence GTGAAAACTGACACCCTTTTTTATAGCCTATTTCAGACTTTCCCCAATGTATTTTTTGAATTAATTGGTCAACCGGAAACTGATACTAGCGGCTATCAATTCACATCCATTGAACTTAAACAACAGTCTTTTCGTCTAGACGGGGTATTTTTACCCATATCTGGCAACCCTAATCAACCAATCTACTTTCTGGAAGTGCAGTTTCAGAAAGACGAAGCTTTCTACCAGCGAGTTTTTGCCGAAATCTTTCTCTATTTATACCAGTATCAGCCAGCAAATGAATGGCGTGCTGTGGTTATCTTTCCCAGAAAGAGTGTGGAACCGAAAGAACCTAGACCTTATCGCTTTTTACTCAACAGTTCCCTAATACAACGAGTTTATTTAAATGAACTGGGAAAAACTGACAATACCTCAATCGGTGTTGGTATTGTGCAGCTAATTGTGGAAAGCGAAAGTGAAACAGCCGGAAAAGCTAAACAACTAATTGGGCAAGCTAAACAGCAGTTAACGGATGCGCTTACCCAGCAAGAAATTATAGAATTTATTGAGACAGTAGTAATTTATAAGTTTCCCAGACTTAGCAGGGAAGAGGTAGAAACTATGTTGGGTTTGGATGCTATTAGGAATACAAAGGTTTATCAAGAGGCAAAAGAGGAAGGTAAACTCGAAGGTAAACTCGAAGGTAAACTGGAGGGTAAGCTTGAAGCAGTGCCTAAGTTTTTGAAATTGGGATTGAGTGTAGAACAAATCGCTGAGGCTTTGGAATTAGAAGTTGATTTGGTCAGACAAGCCGCAGAACAATCGTCTTCTTAA
- a CDS encoding YebC/PmpR family DNA-binding transcriptional regulator, with translation MAGHSKWANIKRQKAVVDAKKGKTFTQLSRAIILAARSGIPDPSGNFQLRTAIDKAKAAGIPNDNIERAIAKGAGTFGGDNASLEEIRYEGYGPGGVAILIEALTDNRNRTAADLRVAFSKNGGNLGETGCVSWMFDQKGVCVVSGVVDEDQLLEASLEGGAESYEMTEDETAEVFTEVANLEILNQTLKDQGFKVTDAELRWIPSNNVEVTEPDQARSLLKLIDTLEGLDDVQNVTSNFEMSENLMAVSFA, from the coding sequence ATGGCAGGACATAGTAAATGGGCAAACATTAAGCGCCAAAAAGCGGTAGTAGATGCCAAGAAGGGTAAGACCTTTACTCAGCTATCGAGGGCAATTATTTTGGCAGCTAGAAGCGGGATTCCAGACCCATCGGGAAATTTTCAACTCCGTACCGCCATCGATAAAGCAAAAGCGGCTGGTATTCCTAACGATAATATAGAACGGGCGATCGCTAAAGGTGCAGGTACATTTGGCGGCGATAACGCTAGTTTAGAGGAAATTCGTTACGAAGGTTATGGCCCTGGGGGTGTAGCGATTTTAATTGAAGCTTTGACTGATAACCGCAATCGCACGGCTGCTGATTTACGAGTAGCTTTTAGTAAAAATGGTGGTAATTTGGGTGAAACTGGCTGCGTTAGCTGGATGTTTGATCAAAAGGGTGTCTGTGTTGTCTCTGGTGTTGTGGATGAAGACCAGCTTTTAGAAGCATCCTTAGAGGGTGGTGCTGAATCTTATGAAATGACCGAGGATGAGACAGCCGAGGTGTTTACAGAAGTAGCAAATTTAGAAATTCTCAATCAGACACTCAAAGACCAAGGCTTTAAGGTGACAGATGCCGAGTTGCGCTGGATTCCCAGTAATAATGTAGAAGTTACTGAACCAGACCAAGCGCGATCGCTGCTCAAATTGATTGATACTCTAGAAGGGTTAGATGATGTCCAAAATGTGACATCTAACTTTGAAATGTCCGAAAATCTTATGGCGGTGAGTTTCGCCTAG
- a CDS encoding ABC transporter substrate-binding protein, whose amino-acid sequence MKVKKLINLFYQNCARFFFASDDSRVKRKNWRFYRYRWLSLFLVGILVTSGCQVIQNGMKADKVIHLTLWHGVNPPPNRDVFQKLVDKFNQSHTDIQVDAIYAGQQDQQMPKILAAVVGNASPDILWYNPATTGQLVELNALVPLDEMLSSSLIKDEIDPSLYPAVEYQGKTWAVPFATNNVGVFYRPSLFKAAGITQLPKTWEEFREVAKKLTRDTDGDGRIDQHGMVLPLGKGEFTVFTWLPFMWSGGGELVSKDSQNAAGVTLENNAGAIAALQLWRDLITDGSAVLSGPERGYETNDLLAGKVAMQLTGPWTLGEFQTSGVDFDVFPIPVGQRPATVIGGENLYIFKSKPEREKAAFKFLEYAAGEEFQTELALGTGYLPINLKSRESAKYQAFVKKVPQAKVFLEQAKYARSRPTFPGYNRISDSVGRAVETVLMGKSSPADALKASQQRLDLIFK is encoded by the coding sequence ATGAAAGTTAAAAAATTGATTAATCTGTTTTATCAAAACTGTGCGCGGTTTTTTTTCGCCTCTGATGATTCTAGGGTAAAAAGAAAAAATTGGCGATTTTACCGATATCGTTGGCTATCGCTGTTTCTAGTAGGAATATTGGTTACTAGTGGATGTCAGGTAATCCAAAATGGCATGAAGGCAGATAAAGTCATTCATTTAACTTTATGGCATGGGGTGAATCCGCCACCTAATCGGGATGTCTTTCAAAAGCTGGTAGATAAGTTTAACCAAAGCCATACAGATATTCAGGTAGATGCGATTTACGCTGGACAACAAGACCAACAAATGCCGAAGATTTTGGCAGCTGTCGTAGGTAATGCGTCCCCGGATATTTTGTGGTACAACCCAGCAACTACAGGGCAACTAGTAGAACTAAATGCCTTGGTTCCTTTGGACGAAATGTTGTCAAGTTCACTAATTAAAGATGAAATTGACCCCAGCTTATACCCGGCTGTGGAATACCAGGGTAAAACTTGGGCAGTACCTTTTGCTACAAATAATGTTGGCGTTTTTTATCGTCCCAGTTTGTTTAAGGCGGCGGGAATTACACAATTACCTAAGACTTGGGAAGAGTTTCGGGAAGTTGCCAAAAAATTGACCCGTGATACCGATGGTGATGGAAGAATTGATCAACATGGGATGGTACTACCTTTAGGCAAAGGTGAGTTTACCGTTTTTACTTGGCTACCATTTATGTGGAGTGGAGGCGGCGAGTTGGTAAGCAAAGATTCACAGAATGCGGCTGGTGTCACTTTAGAAAATAATGCTGGGGCGATCGCTGCTTTACAATTGTGGCGTGATTTAATAACAGATGGTTCGGCTGTGTTATCAGGCCCAGAAAGAGGTTATGAAACCAACGATTTGCTAGCTGGTAAAGTAGCGATGCAATTAACCGGGCCTTGGACTTTAGGGGAGTTTCAAACTAGTGGGGTTGATTTTGATGTATTCCCTATTCCGGTGGGGCAAAGACCTGCTACTGTAATTGGCGGCGAAAATCTTTATATTTTTAAATCTAAACCGGAAAGAGAAAAGGCAGCTTTTAAATTTCTTGAATATGCGGCTGGTGAGGAATTTCAAACAGAGTTAGCATTGGGAACCGGTTATTTACCAATCAATTTAAAATCCCGCGAAAGTGCAAAATATCAGGCATTTGTGAAAAAAGTACCCCAAGCAAAGGTATTTTTAGAACAGGCTAAATATGCGCGATCGCGTCCTACTTTCCCCGGTTATAATCGAATCTCTGATAGTGTGGGTCGGGCAGTGGAAACTGTATTGATGGGTAAAAGTTCCCCAGCAGATGCCCTAAAAGCTAGTCAGCAGCGCTTAGATTTGATTTTCAAATAA
- a CDS encoding polysaccharide deacetylase family protein — MTTQNFPFSLALVSIISLAVLNFRTTEPIVPILGFHGILDTKSNKTISALSPEEMHYSKQELEKLLESLIINNYWFLSTEDLYNFHLTKSQEIPAEHRRKKPIMLTFDDGYKSVHTKLLPILYKLEKKYGIKVKIVLFINPSRLAQKTSSSKNHLSCQEIREGLQKGFYDIQSHGLNHKDLTKLSRRELVHELLKSRSILRKCTQDLDPEQKVASHFAYPYGAYNKQVELYVSRYYLSGYLYNDETLNYTCKHNSYEIPRLIVNYTKSPKQIIKMVEDLAPISNQVCQ, encoded by the coding sequence ATGACTACTCAAAATTTTCCTTTTAGTTTAGCCTTAGTTTCTATAATTTCTCTAGCTGTACTCAATTTTAGAACTACTGAGCCTATAGTACCTATTTTAGGATTTCACGGCATTTTAGATACGAAAAGTAATAAGACTATATCAGCTTTATCTCCAGAGGAGATGCACTACTCAAAACAGGAGTTAGAAAAACTTTTAGAGTCTTTAATTATTAACAACTATTGGTTTTTAAGCACAGAAGATTTATATAATTTTCATTTAACTAAATCCCAGGAAATTCCGGCAGAACATCGGCGAAAAAAGCCGATAATGTTGACATTTGATGATGGATATAAATCAGTACATACCAAGCTATTACCTATTTTATATAAGCTAGAAAAAAAATATGGAATAAAGGTAAAAATAGTCTTATTTATTAATCCCAGTCGTTTAGCTCAAAAAACAAGTAGTAGTAAAAATCATTTGAGTTGCCAAGAAATCAGGGAAGGTTTACAAAAAGGTTTTTATGATATTCAATCTCACGGATTAAATCACAAGGATTTAACCAAATTATCCCGGCGAGAACTGGTGCATGAACTTTTAAAATCTAGAAGTATCCTCAGAAAATGTACACAAGATTTAGATCCAGAACAAAAGGTAGCATCTCATTTTGCTTATCCTTATGGAGCTTATAATAAACAGGTAGAGTTATATGTTTCTAGATATTATTTATCCGGGTATTTATATAATGACGAAACTTTAAATTACACTTGTAAACATAATTCTTATGAAATTCCTCGATTAATAGTTAATTACACTAAATCACCTAAACAAATTATCAAGATGGTTGAGGACTTAGCTCCAATTAGTAATCAGGTGTGTCAATAA
- a CDS encoding TetR/AcrR family transcriptional regulator has protein sequence MSKKKAHIETNHADRLPSAEKVDAILNGAMQEFLTHGYAATTMDRVTAAAGVSKTTVYSYFQDKEGLFAALIEKLAQEKCFLMHNPELLQGEPHIVLRRLATNIFNQVEQEPEFLSLVRLIIGESGRFPSLAKTFVCNIDKQALQRLSEYFTEHSELKLPDPEVAARIFLGTVVHFIILQYMLHSQDILPMESDRLIDNLINLITINLSQNTSTNQYSGTRQKSPRRRRTASGKFQMDYASEPKQLRSIRLTNTAWEQLAELAEKNNLTRSEMIEIFARQGFSGNHTNS, from the coding sequence ATGAGTAAGAAAAAGGCACATATAGAAACTAATCATGCCGACCGCTTGCCGTCAGCAGAAAAGGTTGATGCAATTCTCAACGGTGCGATGCAAGAATTTTTGACCCACGGATATGCAGCTACAACAATGGATAGAGTGACAGCCGCAGCCGGAGTCTCGAAAACCACTGTCTACAGCTACTTTCAAGACAAAGAAGGATTATTTGCTGCTTTGATTGAAAAACTAGCCCAGGAAAAATGTTTTTTAATGCACAATCCTGAGCTTTTGCAAGGAGAACCCCATATTGTTCTACGCCGTTTAGCAACAAATATTTTCAATCAAGTAGAGCAAGAACCAGAGTTTTTGAGTTTAGTCAGGCTAATTATCGGCGAATCTGGGCGGTTTCCATCCTTAGCAAAAACCTTTGTCTGCAACATAGATAAACAAGCTCTACAGAGGCTAAGTGAATATTTTACAGAGCATTCAGAACTAAAATTACCTGATCCAGAGGTAGCAGCACGTATTTTTCTTGGTACAGTAGTGCATTTTATAATTCTTCAATATATGCTCCATAGTCAGGATATCTTGCCAATGGAGAGCGATCGCCTGATTGACAATCTGATTAATTTAATCACTATTAATCTTTCTCAAAATACTTCTACTAATCAGTATTCTGGTACAAGGCAGAAATCCCCAAGGCGCAGGCGTACAGCTTCGGGTAAATTCCAGATGGACTACGCTTCAGAACCCAAACAGTTAAGGTCCATAAGATTGACGAATACAGCCTGGGAACAATTGGCAGAATTAGCAGAGAAAAATAATTTGACTCGCAGTGAAATGATTGAAATCTTTGCCCGCCAAGGTTTTTCAGGCAATCACACTAACTCGTAA
- a CDS encoding ABC exporter membrane fusion protein, with the protein MVREVADQGSVFFKRNSRQLLILAAATGLAIAGVKGYSSLQTQAQPSPVSLTPQVSTPQIKTVTALGRLEPKGEVIKLSAPSSPGQGSRVEKLLVKEGDKVKAGQVIAILDNRDRLEAAYQEAQEAVKVAQVNLEKVREGAKVGEIEAQRAEIARVQAQTTGDEREQQETVARLEAQWQGEKSAQQATVKRLEAELKNAQSEWERYQKLYADGAISQSSYDTKRLSVDTITQQLSEAQANLQRIDSTGRKQISEAKTALSRINTTGSKQVSAAAATLNKIAEVRPIDIQAAKVEVDRALAAAKQAKANLDQVYVRWPKDLAEPSPQDGVIFDIYTRAGEVVSTDGIVEIGRIDQMYAVVEVYQSDVNKVRTGQKVEISSKSLPGKLRGTVDQIGWKVQRQNIINSDPSENIDSRVVEVHVQLDEASSQKAAKFTNLQVTAVIEL; encoded by the coding sequence ATGGTACGCGAGGTAGCAGATCAAGGTTCCGTATTCTTCAAGCGTAACTCCCGACAATTACTCATTTTGGCAGCAGCCACAGGTTTGGCGATCGCTGGTGTAAAGGGTTATAGTTCACTCCAAACTCAAGCACAGCCATCTCCTGTAAGTCTAACTCCCCAAGTCAGCACACCGCAGATAAAAACGGTAACGGCATTGGGCAGACTAGAACCAAAGGGTGAAGTCATTAAACTTTCCGCACCTTCATCACCTGGACAAGGAAGTCGAGTAGAGAAACTGTTAGTTAAAGAAGGGGATAAGGTAAAAGCTGGACAAGTAATTGCTATTTTAGATAACCGCGATCGCCTAGAGGCAGCTTACCAAGAAGCCCAAGAAGCGGTGAAAGTCGCCCAAGTTAACTTAGAGAAAGTCCGAGAAGGGGCAAAAGTTGGGGAGATAGAAGCCCAGAGAGCCGAAATTGCCCGTGTCCAGGCACAGACAACAGGTGATGAGAGAGAACAACAAGAAACCGTAGCCAGATTAGAAGCCCAATGGCAAGGTGAGAAATCAGCCCAACAGGCCACAGTTAAGAGATTAGAGGCAGAACTGAAAAACGCTCAAAGTGAATGGGAACGCTATCAAAAGCTTTATGCTGACGGTGCAATTTCCCAGTCTTCCTATGATACTAAGCGATTAAGTGTAGATACTATTACTCAACAGTTGAGTGAAGCGCAAGCCAACCTGCAAAGAATTGATAGTACTGGACGTAAGCAAATCAGCGAAGCGAAAACAGCCCTATCTCGAATCAACACTACAGGTAGCAAACAAGTCAGCGCCGCCGCCGCTACTTTAAATAAAATTGCGGAAGTGCGTCCTATTGATATACAAGCAGCCAAGGTAGAGGTAGACCGTGCTTTAGCAGCAGCAAAACAGGCAAAGGCTAACTTAGATCAAGTTTATGTGCGTTGGCCGAAGGACTTGGCGGAGCCATCGCCCCAAGATGGTGTGATATTTGACATCTACACCCGTGCAGGCGAAGTTGTATCCACTGATGGCATCGTCGAAATTGGGCGAATCGACCAGATGTATGCAGTTGTCGAAGTTTATCAAAGCGATGTCAACAAAGTCCGTACAGGGCAAAAAGTGGAGATATCGAGTAAATCTCTCCCAGGAAAACTGCGAGGTACAGTAGACCAAATTGGCTGGAAAGTCCAACGTCAGAACATTATCAACAGCGACCCTAGTGAAAATATTGATTCACGCGTCGTAGAAGTTCATGTGCAACTAGATGAAGCCTCAAGCCAAAAAGCTGCCAAATTCACTAACTTACAAGTCACAGCAGTAATTGAACTATGA
- the devC gene encoding ABC transporter permease DevC, translating to MTGFIQELQRRTPLGWLQLSHYKSRLLVALSGIAFADVLMFMQLGFQNALYDSNTRLNRAVLADIVLISPQSRNMQNLATFSRRRLLQAADVPGVKSAEAMYIGLVTWKNPQTRRKTSVQAIGFNPEQPALNIPEVNNQLDKIKLPDNFIFDRAARGEYNKVFSQISAGESVTTEVDKRTISISGTFKLGASFGADGTLISSDENFLRLFPRRLAGSINLGLVNVQPGYDPKQVAEALKSYLPNDDVKVLTRAEYVKMEEDYWKTSSPIGFIFSLGVSMGFMVGVIIVYQVLSTDVNAHLKEYATFKAMGYGNSYLLGVIFEEALILAVLGFIPGFIVPLGLYRLAANATNLPIFMTAVRAFLVLLLTLIMCIFSGAIATRKLQSADPADMF from the coding sequence ATGACTGGATTCATTCAAGAACTACAGCGACGTACACCTTTGGGATGGCTACAACTGAGTCATTATAAAAGCCGCCTCTTGGTTGCTTTATCTGGTATCGCCTTTGCCGATGTCCTGATGTTCATGCAGTTGGGCTTTCAAAATGCCTTGTATGACAGTAACACCCGCCTCAATCGGGCAGTGCTTGCAGACATCGTTTTAATCAGTCCTCAAAGCCGAAATATGCAGAACTTGGCTACCTTCTCGCGGCGGCGGCTGTTGCAAGCTGCGGATGTTCCCGGTGTGAAGTCCGCAGAAGCCATGTATATCGGTTTAGTCACCTGGAAAAATCCCCAAACTCGCCGTAAAACTTCAGTACAAGCAATTGGGTTTAATCCTGAGCAACCTGCTTTGAATATCCCAGAAGTTAACAATCAGCTAGATAAGATTAAGTTACCAGATAACTTCATTTTCGACCGCGCAGCTAGGGGTGAATACAACAAAGTTTTTAGTCAAATTAGTGCGGGGGAAAGTGTCACTACAGAAGTAGATAAACGTACCATCTCGATTAGTGGGACATTTAAACTAGGTGCTTCCTTTGGTGCTGACGGTACTTTAATTTCTAGTGATGAAAACTTCCTGCGTTTGTTTCCTCGCAGGCTAGCAGGAAGTATCAATCTAGGCTTAGTTAATGTTCAACCCGGTTATGATCCAAAACAAGTAGCCGAAGCACTGAAGTCTTACCTTCCAAATGATGATGTCAAAGTATTGACTCGTGCTGAATACGTCAAAATGGAGGAAGACTACTGGAAAACAAGTAGCCCCATCGGCTTCATTTTCAGTTTAGGCGTATCAATGGGATTTATGGTCGGTGTGATTATTGTTTATCAAGTACTTTCCACTGACGTAAATGCCCACCTCAAAGAATATGCCACATTCAAAGCAATGGGATACGGCAATTCTTATTTATTAGGAGTAATTTTTGAAGAAGCTTTAATTCTAGCAGTCTTGGGTTTTATTCCAGGGTTTATAGTTCCCTTAGGGCTTTATCGATTAGCCGCAAATGCCACAAATTTACCCATATTTATGACAGCAGTTAGAGCCTTCTTAGTCTTATTATTAACCCTAATCATGTGTATCTTTTCTGGAGCTATAGCCACACGTAAATTACAATCTGCTGACCCAGCCGATATGTTTTGA
- a CDS encoding DevA family ABC transporter ATP-binding protein — protein MQSINTSEPVISIQNLDHYFGSGQLRKQVLFNINLEINAGEIVIMTGPSGSGKTTLLTLVGGLRSAQSGNLRILGSELCGASSKQLTQARRNNGYIFQAHNLHGSLTALQNVRMGLELQPGISTQEMLTRSTAMLEEVGLGNRLNYYPDNLSGGQKQRVAIARALVSQPKIVLADEPTAALDKQSGRDVVELMQKLAKEHHCTILLVTHDNRILDIADRIVYMEDGHLVKDEVSVNK, from the coding sequence ATGCAAAGCATTAATACTTCCGAACCTGTAATTTCCATTCAAAACCTCGACCATTACTTTGGTAGTGGACAACTCCGCAAACAGGTTTTATTTAATATCAACCTCGAAATTAATGCAGGCGAAATAGTGATTATGACAGGGCCTTCCGGTTCTGGAAAAACTACCCTACTAACTTTAGTTGGTGGCTTGCGTTCAGCCCAGTCTGGTAATTTGCGGATTTTAGGTAGTGAACTCTGCGGTGCTAGTAGTAAACAGTTGACTCAAGCACGACGCAACAACGGTTATATATTCCAAGCGCATAACCTACACGGTAGCCTAACAGCACTGCAAAATGTGCGGATGGGTTTGGAATTGCAACCAGGAATTTCCACCCAAGAAATGCTCACTCGCTCAACAGCAATGTTAGAAGAAGTCGGCTTAGGAAATCGGCTGAATTATTACCCAGATAACTTATCGGGAGGACAAAAACAAAGGGTAGCGATCGCTCGTGCTTTAGTCAGTCAGCCTAAAATAGTCTTAGCTGATGAACCAACAGCCGCACTAGATAAACAATCAGGGCGCGATGTCGTGGAATTAATGCAAAAATTAGCCAAAGAGCATCACTGTACAATTCTGCTAGTTACCCACGACAACCGCATTTTAGACATCGCTGATCGCATTGTCTACATGGAAGATGGTCATCTTGTCAAGGACGAGGTGAGTGTCAATAAATGA
- a CDS encoding creatininase family protein, whose product MLLSLSTWQEVETYLQKSTGIILPIGSTEQHGPTGLIGTDAICAEAIARGVGEATGAIVAPTINVGMALHHTAFPGTISLRPSTLILLVRDYVTSLAKAGFTKFYFINGHGGNIATLKAAFSETYAYLEDLQIPSAHKVQCQVANWFMCGSVYQLAKELYGDQEGSHATPSEVAVTQYVYPEAIKQAPLSPEVARGHRIYSATDFRQHYPDGRMGSNPALATPEHGKQFYDLAVKELSNGYLEFLNADTVS is encoded by the coding sequence ATGTTACTAAGTTTAAGCACATGGCAGGAAGTTGAAACCTACTTGCAAAAATCAACAGGGATTATTCTCCCGATTGGTTCGACTGAACAACATGGGCCGACGGGATTAATTGGTACAGATGCGATTTGTGCAGAAGCGATCGCTCGTGGTGTGGGTGAAGCAACTGGGGCGATCGTTGCACCTACAATTAATGTAGGGATGGCTCTACACCATACCGCTTTTCCAGGTACGATTAGTTTGCGTCCCAGTACTTTAATTTTGCTGGTGCGAGATTATGTGACTAGCCTGGCTAAAGCTGGTTTTACAAAGTTCTACTTTATTAACGGACACGGTGGTAATATCGCCACTCTCAAAGCTGCATTCTCGGAAACATACGCGTATCTGGAAGACTTGCAGATTCCCTCTGCCCATAAAGTACAATGTCAAGTCGCCAACTGGTTTATGTGTGGTTCCGTGTACCAGCTTGCCAAAGAATTGTATGGTGATCAAGAAGGTTCTCATGCTACCCCTAGTGAAGTAGCTGTAACTCAATATGTCTACCCAGAAGCGATTAAGCAAGCACCGCTTTCACCAGAAGTAGCCAGAGGACATCGAATTTACAGTGCTACCGATTTTCGCCAACATTACCCAGATGGACGGATGGGTTCTAATCCCGCTTTAGCAACACCAGAACATGGTAAGCAATTTTATGATTTAGCTGTCAAAGAACTGAGTAATGGGTATTTAGAATTTTTGAATGCTGATACCGTTTCTTAA